In Actinoplanes sp. NBC_00393, a single genomic region encodes these proteins:
- a CDS encoding LacI family DNA-binding transcriptional regulator, with amino-acid sequence MRDVAKLAGVSHQTVSRVINDHPNVRAETRERVLAAMRSLNYRRNLAARTLATRESHTLGIIGFETTLFGPESMLYGIESAARAAGYLVSVATVRDLAHRPVLEAVDRLAQHDVDGIIAIAPKPSVIMALTHAPAGLACVAVGGAGHGDPFPTVRVDNRAGAAAATRHLLDLGHATVHHVAGPQDWPESQARVEGWRETLYAAGAVVPPVTAGWWDAAAGYEQGLRLAADPAVTAVFCANDRIALGVLRAMHEAGRRVPEDVSVVGFDDMPDSGYFVPPLTTVHQDFAELGRRALALLLRHLGRPPGDAPPEDVVVAPLLVPRVSAAARGSLARPESDS; translated from the coding sequence ATGCGCGACGTGGCGAAACTGGCGGGGGTGTCCCACCAAACCGTGTCGCGAGTGATAAACGACCATCCGAACGTGCGCGCCGAGACCCGGGAACGGGTGCTGGCCGCCATGCGGTCGTTGAACTACCGGCGCAACCTGGCCGCCCGCACCCTGGCCACCCGCGAATCACACACGCTGGGCATCATCGGCTTCGAGACCACGCTGTTCGGTCCCGAGTCGATGCTCTACGGCATCGAGAGCGCCGCCCGCGCCGCCGGATACCTGGTCAGCGTCGCCACGGTCCGCGACCTGGCACACCGCCCGGTCCTGGAAGCCGTCGACCGCCTCGCCCAGCACGACGTCGACGGGATCATCGCGATCGCCCCCAAACCGTCGGTGATCATGGCGCTGACTCATGCGCCGGCCGGCCTGGCCTGCGTCGCGGTGGGCGGCGCCGGGCACGGCGATCCGTTCCCGACGGTCCGCGTCGACAACCGGGCCGGCGCCGCTGCCGCCACCCGGCACCTGCTCGACCTGGGCCACGCCACCGTCCACCACGTGGCCGGCCCGCAGGACTGGCCGGAGTCGCAGGCCCGCGTCGAGGGCTGGCGGGAAACCCTCTACGCCGCCGGCGCCGTCGTCCCGCCGGTCACCGCCGGCTGGTGGGACGCCGCCGCCGGGTACGAACAGGGTCTGCGCCTCGCCGCCGACCCGGCCGTCACCGCGGTCTTCTGCGCCAACGACCGGATCGCCCTCGGCGTGCTGCGCGCCATGCACGAGGCCGGCCGCCGGGTCCCGGAGGACGTGAGCGTGGTCGGTTTCGACGACATGCCGGACTCGGGATACTTCGTACCGCCGCTCACCACAGTGCACCAGGACTTCGCCGAACTCGGCCGCCGGGCCCTCGCCCTGCTCCTGCGGCACCTGGGCCGCCCGCCAGGCGACGCGCCGCCGGAGGACGTGGTGGTCGCTCCCCTGCTGGTGCCCCGAGTGAGCGCCGCGGCGCGCGGGTCATTGGCACGTCCGGAATCCGACAGCTGA
- a CDS encoding DinB family protein → MEHCGECGFTYADVSREAVPDRLREAGLRFTAALGGRPDPRQRPAPEVWSPLEYACHVRDVLRVQAERVALALAEDEPEFVPMGREERVVEDAYTAQDPRAVATQLAQAADDLAGILGGLTPEQWERTGVYNWPVVQARTLLWLGQHTIHEVEHHLMDVQR, encoded by the coding sequence GTGGAGCATTGCGGGGAGTGCGGGTTCACCTACGCCGACGTCTCTCGGGAGGCGGTTCCGGATCGGCTGCGGGAAGCCGGCCTACGCTTCACCGCGGCCCTCGGAGGTCGGCCGGACCCACGGCAGCGTCCGGCGCCGGAGGTGTGGTCGCCCCTGGAGTACGCCTGCCACGTGCGGGACGTGCTGCGCGTTCAGGCGGAGAGGGTTGCGCTCGCGCTGGCGGAGGACGAGCCCGAGTTCGTCCCGATGGGCCGGGAGGAGCGGGTCGTCGAGGACGCCTACACCGCGCAGGATCCGCGGGCCGTGGCCACCCAGCTGGCGCAGGCGGCGGACGATCTGGCCGGCATCCTGGGCGGGCTGACCCCGGAGCAGTGGGAGCGAACCGGGGTCTACAACTGGCCGGTGGTGCAGGCCCGCACGCTGCTCTGGCTCGGGCAGCACACCATCCATGAGGTGGAACACCACCTCATGGACGTGCAGCGCTGA
- the araD gene encoding L-ribulose-5-phosphate 4-epimerase AraD translates to MTYGSKALRQAVLRANQVIPETGLAQLTWGNVSGIDREGGYYLIKPSGVRYADLTEDHLVPVDLETGKVLAGDLRPSVDSESHRAFYLAWPSIGGVTHTHSTNAVAFAQAGRDIPLLGTTHADTFNGPVPVTRGLTAAECATDYELNTGRVIVELIGEDEAAVDMPAALVANHGPFTWGATPGKSVEHAIICEAVAEMALKTLALNPAASIPDHLAQRHFKRKHGPGAYYGNPTKS, encoded by the coding sequence GTGACGTACGGTTCCAAGGCTCTGCGCCAGGCTGTCCTGCGGGCCAACCAGGTCATCCCCGAAACCGGCCTGGCCCAGCTGACCTGGGGAAACGTCAGCGGCATCGACCGTGAGGGCGGCTACTACCTGATCAAGCCGTCCGGGGTCCGCTACGCGGATCTGACCGAGGACCACCTGGTCCCGGTCGACCTGGAGACCGGCAAGGTGCTCGCCGGCGACCTGCGCCCGTCGGTGGACAGCGAGTCGCACCGCGCGTTCTATCTGGCGTGGCCCTCGATCGGCGGCGTCACCCACACGCACTCCACCAACGCGGTCGCGTTCGCCCAGGCCGGCCGGGACATCCCGCTGCTCGGTACAACGCACGCCGACACCTTCAACGGCCCGGTCCCGGTCACCCGCGGCCTCACCGCCGCCGAGTGCGCCACCGACTACGAACTGAACACCGGCCGCGTCATCGTCGAACTGATCGGCGAAGACGAGGCCGCCGTCGACATGCCGGCCGCGCTGGTCGCCAACCACGGCCCGTTCACCTGGGGCGCCACCCCCGGCAAGTCGGTCGAGCACGCCATCATCTGCGAGGCGGTCGCCGAGATGGCCCTCAAGACCCTGGCCCTGAACCCGGCCGCGAGCATCCCCGACCACCTGGCCCAGCGGCACTTCAAGCGCAAGCACGGGCCGGGCGCCTACTACGGCAACCCGACCAAGAGCTGA
- a CDS encoding esterase-like activity of phytase family protein produces the protein MRKINKILAGAGVLALTLALAGNASYAGDRGKVTTPTLTGFASLPATTFVPGSEPSGSLVTGSTNGIPVPFADQPIQGFSGIADNGDGTFDVLSDNGYGNQANSADFLLRVQRLAPAFATNTVDVLGGVNLTDPRGLVPWKLTRSDRVLTGADFDVESIVKGSDGTYWIGDEFGPYLLHFDRAGRLLAAPTPLDGVIAPETAARTGATATLGSSKGFEGMAESVDGRYLYPLLEGTVTGDAAGQLRLNEYDKRAGKYTGKRWTYQLESPANAIGDAISVDRNRFLIIERDNGQGATAVVKKIYVADKRDRNRDGLLDKTLLVDLMNVANPRKLGGFGTTFTFPFQTIEDVVILDDRTIAVLNDNNFPFSNGRTAGVADNNEWITIALPHSLR, from the coding sequence ATGAGAAAGATCAACAAGATCCTCGCCGGGGCGGGCGTCCTGGCGCTGACGCTGGCGCTCGCCGGCAACGCCTCGTACGCGGGCGACCGCGGTAAGGTCACCACGCCGACCCTGACCGGGTTCGCCTCGCTGCCGGCCACGACGTTCGTGCCCGGCAGCGAACCGTCCGGCAGCCTCGTCACCGGCAGCACCAACGGCATCCCGGTGCCCTTCGCCGACCAGCCGATCCAGGGCTTCTCCGGCATCGCCGACAACGGTGACGGCACCTTCGACGTGCTCTCCGACAACGGCTACGGCAACCAGGCCAACTCGGCCGACTTCCTGCTGCGCGTGCAGCGGCTCGCCCCGGCGTTCGCCACGAACACCGTGGACGTGCTCGGCGGCGTCAACCTGACCGACCCGCGCGGCCTGGTCCCGTGGAAGCTGACCCGCTCCGACCGGGTGCTCACCGGCGCGGACTTCGACGTCGAGTCGATCGTCAAGGGTTCGGACGGCACCTACTGGATCGGGGACGAGTTCGGCCCGTACCTGCTGCACTTCGACCGTGCCGGGCGCCTGCTCGCGGCGCCCACCCCGCTGGACGGCGTGATCGCGCCGGAGACCGCCGCGCGCACCGGCGCCACCGCGACCCTGGGCAGCAGCAAGGGCTTCGAGGGCATGGCCGAGTCGGTCGACGGCCGCTACCTGTACCCGCTGCTGGAGGGCACGGTCACCGGCGACGCCGCCGGGCAGCTGCGGCTCAACGAGTACGACAAGCGGGCCGGGAAGTACACCGGCAAGCGCTGGACCTACCAGCTGGAGAGCCCGGCCAACGCGATCGGCGACGCGATCAGCGTCGACCGGAACCGTTTCCTGATCATCGAGCGGGACAACGGCCAGGGCGCCACCGCGGTCGTCAAGAAGATCTACGTCGCCGACAAGCGGGACCGCAACCGGGACGGGCTGCTCGACAAGACCCTGCTCGTCGACCTGATGAACGTCGCCAACCCGCGCAAGCTCGGCGGTTTCGGCACCACGTTCACCTTCCCGTTCCAGACCATCGAGGACGTCGTCATCCTGGACGACCGGACCATCGCCGTCCTGAACGACAACAACTTCCCGTTCTCGAACGGCCGCACCGCCGGCGTGGCCGACAACAATGAATGGATCACCATCGCGCTGCCGCATTCGCTGCGTTGA
- a CDS encoding DUF4011 domain-containing protein yields MTGRPDARVRGVLETWRAGLLDLTGANPLIDVDPAGPGVVPIVSPSPRSVVEALQQGRECGFLGIEEQAEGPRPRAAHVFQTEMADADMDAALHALRRVARRDQLERGLAALYLALGTLHWRDGEQEYASPILLLPVDLVHPDPLDYPRLRARPDDPIVNPALAVRLRLSGVELPVVDSLSGLDVTVFWARLDAAISEHQEWRTDEAIMLSRFAVDREVMYGDLVDNERQILAHPVVRALATDPKSQIDAFRFDPITARRIDEVAAPDDVPLVLDADAAQRACVSAAVAGRSFVMRGAPGTGKTQTVANMIACLLYAGKRVLLVSEKAAALDQVKQRLARAGLDDYVLELHSDRTGRMQVAAALAAALDFIPLPPPSLSTDEREELREHRRRLNAYAEAMNEVREPLGHRLHDVLGMCAQMIDVPAAPVPPTLPIPLTTQSLQHVRDAAERLGRAWRPALQGDDFLWRDVIDRNRLDARLHQAQTALEHLTEALAKDPVAAAFGAHTLADAITLTTLIGHAARRPAEAADEWLTLPSLETVARAAEGLLRHLRALHQAEDAVRARAGVTWSALPSPAKLPIVPSIAHLNPPPVELLSLTAAQSRGLARRFADEADRLEQHQHSLDRVTARLGLPNVVAFTDIGRVAAIVDLLSRPHKPEPAWFDSTGMTAARTSVRLLRRAVDVVKSAEARAREHFNDAALAEPVDELAERFATVHKGMRKLRAPYRRDKKAAAEIARPDVKRSQAVANLASAAAWKRSIEELEEAEREHAKILGRHWRRLDTDFEAIDEALRTAEEVQEVTPPEALPAVIERVSAPTPNSAIIRIVTEARKEFDRWTAALRPPPEPAPRPQLAAGPIHDAVTWLRSHVEPFTAAAELAQAYSAAAGRDFTLAESAAIGLLRESASDAAAALAANASEYARVLGGAYRGTQTDVEALATAMAWTSEARRVRTGGDIAFTPEQAEVLRKTRPTDTLPSRVGEWQAARDWILRAFAPRRHPSLTAALDDYEHARELLQALLEDSRGQQEWFEYQAARTVLSEHGLDAVVDFCAREDLPIEQLLPVLGRALFQSWVDAVIREDDRLPPLDAVGRDRLVSEFQIWDSRLQRAAAAEVMNAVDAMQPTEAAAAEAALLRASAAQQGRRLPVHELIAQTRHATLAVKPCFLTIPAEVSRLLPADLNFDVVIVEEASRMPVADAITCAYRGASMIVVGDDRQVTAANLPGGDGQSILDLAVSCGAFRVVDLGTHYRSRHESLIAFANHSFYQGRLNTFPAAGPPGPDAGVQLFPAGDEQTLAGMVASRVAHHLVTRPDLTLGVIACSPQQAHEIEVAVHDMVEAPDDDRLRGFFVKDLDTVQGDERDVVILAISEDLGGLAGADGWRRLNVATTRAARRLEVVSAVRGRDLPESEELRHLATYLDYAVRGDAALGIEDVRPDQQTPFEDSVRDVIRAWGYRVQTRVGTGSFRIDLAVRRNARRNAPYALGIECDGTSYDSAPAARDRDRLREQELQQLGWRLHRIWGTAWYLDRQHEEERLRAAIDAAFAEFPEEAAPELTVTVTDVPAEQHQEPEVYAETTESVEEEAAPYVVAEGGADPYLEEPPPADTESYEVVAEQAGAYLAGVDDVEEHAAQEETELYPAEPAPVAEEPGTVWPAATGLEFDDDLEPSFDGQPDVAAAVDEYQHVAPATFEHLSSAEEDLDLHPYHAPEPVAMEPAAESAAMEPLVTTSVEERVEVAVEAEAAVDVEPSPEPEVATPGRRRRSSSGSRARRTAEPQPEPAASFGEWAHPYRKAQLSPLPPGAGLTEPGVHARLVAAVREITVVEGPVHIGVALQRMREEWGLVRISKQARVAVESVMEEAGVVWDGTFLSDPHLPVPVVRHRTDELTRKPDQVADSEVRVALEYLVHDGGVLTDEELLAATARVFGWPARRPAELDARLTGLIEALVAEGDLIRKADGLTIGHDLPDPASLPRHESAPKRRASRPRRTAARK; encoded by the coding sequence TTGACCGGGCGGCCGGACGCACGCGTACGTGGCGTGCTCGAAACCTGGCGGGCCGGTCTCCTGGACCTCACCGGCGCCAACCCCCTGATCGACGTCGACCCGGCCGGCCCGGGGGTGGTGCCGATCGTGAGCCCGTCCCCGCGCAGCGTCGTGGAGGCGCTGCAGCAGGGCCGGGAGTGCGGCTTCCTCGGCATCGAGGAGCAGGCCGAGGGTCCCCGGCCGCGGGCCGCGCACGTGTTCCAGACCGAGATGGCCGACGCCGACATGGACGCGGCGCTGCACGCCCTGCGCCGCGTCGCCCGGCGGGACCAGCTGGAACGCGGGCTGGCCGCGCTCTATCTGGCGCTCGGTACGCTGCACTGGCGCGACGGCGAGCAGGAGTACGCCAGCCCGATCCTGCTCCTCCCGGTCGACCTGGTGCACCCCGACCCGCTCGACTACCCACGCCTGCGGGCCCGCCCCGACGACCCGATCGTCAACCCGGCCCTGGCTGTCCGGCTGCGCCTGAGCGGCGTCGAGCTGCCGGTCGTCGACAGCCTGTCCGGGCTGGACGTCACGGTGTTCTGGGCCCGGCTGGACGCGGCGATCAGCGAGCACCAGGAGTGGCGCACCGACGAGGCGATCATGCTGTCCCGGTTCGCGGTGGACCGTGAGGTGATGTACGGCGACCTCGTCGACAACGAACGCCAGATCCTCGCCCACCCGGTGGTCCGCGCGCTGGCCACCGACCCGAAGTCGCAGATCGACGCGTTCCGGTTCGACCCGATCACGGCCCGCCGGATCGACGAGGTGGCCGCGCCGGACGACGTACCCCTGGTTCTCGATGCGGACGCCGCGCAGCGTGCCTGCGTCTCCGCCGCGGTGGCCGGCCGCAGTTTCGTGATGCGCGGCGCGCCCGGCACCGGCAAGACCCAGACCGTGGCCAACATGATCGCCTGCCTGCTGTACGCCGGGAAGCGCGTCCTGCTGGTCTCCGAGAAGGCCGCCGCCCTGGACCAGGTGAAGCAGCGGCTGGCCCGCGCCGGGCTGGACGACTACGTCCTGGAGCTGCACAGCGACCGGACCGGCCGGATGCAGGTGGCGGCCGCCCTGGCCGCGGCGCTGGACTTCATCCCGCTGCCGCCGCCGAGCCTGTCCACCGACGAGCGGGAGGAGCTGCGCGAGCACCGGCGGCGGCTGAACGCGTACGCGGAGGCGATGAACGAGGTCCGCGAGCCGCTCGGTCACCGGCTGCACGACGTGCTCGGCATGTGCGCGCAGATGATCGACGTGCCGGCCGCACCGGTGCCGCCGACCCTGCCGATCCCGCTGACCACCCAGTCGCTGCAGCACGTCCGGGACGCCGCCGAGCGTCTCGGCCGGGCCTGGCGCCCGGCTCTGCAGGGCGACGACTTCCTGTGGCGCGACGTGATCGACCGCAACCGGCTCGACGCCCGGCTGCATCAGGCGCAGACCGCGTTGGAGCACCTCACCGAGGCGCTGGCGAAGGACCCGGTCGCCGCGGCCTTCGGCGCGCACACCCTGGCCGACGCGATCACCCTGACCACGCTGATCGGGCACGCCGCGCGCCGCCCGGCCGAGGCCGCCGACGAGTGGCTGACGCTGCCCAGCCTGGAGACGGTGGCCCGGGCCGCCGAGGGACTGCTGCGGCATCTGCGCGCCCTGCACCAGGCCGAGGACGCGGTCCGGGCCCGGGCCGGGGTGACCTGGTCGGCGCTGCCCAGCCCGGCGAAGCTGCCGATCGTGCCGAGCATCGCGCACCTGAACCCGCCGCCGGTCGAGCTGCTGTCGCTGACCGCCGCGCAGTCGCGGGGGCTGGCCCGCCGGTTCGCCGACGAGGCCGACCGGCTGGAGCAGCATCAGCACAGCCTGGACCGGGTCACCGCCCGGCTCGGCCTGCCGAACGTGGTGGCGTTCACCGACATCGGCCGGGTCGCGGCCATCGTGGACCTGCTGTCCCGGCCGCACAAGCCGGAGCCGGCCTGGTTCGACAGCACCGGGATGACGGCCGCGCGGACGTCGGTGCGACTGCTGCGGCGTGCCGTCGACGTGGTGAAGTCGGCCGAGGCGCGGGCCCGGGAGCACTTCAACGACGCGGCGCTGGCCGAGCCGGTGGACGAGCTCGCCGAGCGGTTCGCCACGGTGCACAAGGGGATGCGCAAGCTGCGGGCGCCGTACCGGCGGGACAAGAAGGCGGCCGCGGAGATCGCCCGGCCGGACGTGAAGCGTTCGCAGGCGGTGGCCAACCTGGCCTCGGCGGCGGCGTGGAAGCGGTCGATCGAGGAGCTGGAGGAGGCCGAGCGGGAGCACGCGAAGATCCTCGGCCGGCACTGGCGGCGGCTCGACACCGACTTCGAGGCGATCGACGAGGCGCTGCGCACCGCCGAGGAGGTGCAGGAGGTGACCCCGCCGGAGGCGCTGCCGGCGGTCATCGAACGGGTCAGCGCACCTACCCCGAACAGCGCGATCATCCGGATCGTCACCGAGGCGCGCAAGGAGTTCGACCGGTGGACCGCGGCGCTGCGGCCGCCACCCGAGCCGGCGCCCCGGCCGCAGCTCGCCGCCGGGCCGATCCACGACGCGGTCACCTGGCTGCGCTCGCACGTCGAGCCGTTCACCGCCGCGGCCGAGCTGGCGCAGGCGTACAGCGCGGCGGCCGGGCGGGACTTCACGCTGGCCGAGTCGGCGGCGATCGGGCTGCTCCGGGAAAGCGCGTCGGACGCGGCCGCGGCACTGGCGGCCAACGCCTCCGAGTACGCCCGGGTGCTGGGTGGCGCGTACCGGGGAACCCAGACCGACGTGGAAGCGCTGGCCACCGCGATGGCCTGGACGTCGGAGGCCCGGCGGGTCCGCACCGGTGGCGACATCGCGTTCACCCCCGAGCAGGCCGAGGTGCTGCGCAAGACCCGGCCGACCGACACCCTGCCGTCGCGGGTCGGTGAGTGGCAGGCCGCCCGGGACTGGATCCTGCGGGCCTTCGCGCCGCGCCGCCACCCGTCGCTGACCGCGGCGCTGGACGACTACGAGCACGCCCGTGAGCTGCTGCAGGCTTTGCTCGAGGACAGCCGCGGGCAGCAGGAGTGGTTCGAGTACCAGGCGGCCCGTACGGTGCTGTCCGAGCACGGCCTGGACGCCGTGGTGGACTTCTGCGCCCGCGAGGACCTGCCGATCGAGCAGCTCCTGCCGGTGCTCGGCCGGGCGCTGTTCCAGTCCTGGGTGGACGCCGTGATCCGCGAGGACGACCGGCTCCCACCGCTGGACGCCGTCGGCCGGGATCGCCTGGTCAGCGAGTTCCAGATCTGGGACAGCCGGCTGCAGCGCGCCGCCGCCGCCGAGGTGATGAACGCGGTGGACGCCATGCAGCCCACCGAGGCCGCCGCGGCCGAGGCCGCCCTGCTGCGCGCGTCGGCGGCCCAGCAGGGGCGCCGGCTGCCGGTGCACGAGCTGATCGCGCAGACCCGGCACGCCACGCTCGCCGTGAAGCCCTGCTTCCTGACCATCCCGGCCGAGGTGAGCCGGCTGCTCCCGGCCGACCTCAACTTCGACGTGGTGATCGTCGAGGAGGCGTCCCGGATGCCGGTCGCCGACGCGATCACCTGCGCGTACCGGGGCGCCTCGATGATCGTGGTCGGCGACGACCGGCAGGTCACCGCGGCGAACCTGCCCGGCGGCGACGGGCAGTCGATCCTCGACCTGGCGGTGAGCTGCGGCGCGTTCCGGGTCGTCGACCTGGGCACCCACTACCGCAGCCGGCACGAGTCGCTGATCGCCTTCGCGAACCACAGCTTCTACCAGGGCCGGCTCAACACCTTCCCGGCCGCCGGGCCGCCCGGGCCGGACGCCGGGGTGCAGCTGTTCCCGGCCGGCGACGAGCAGACCCTGGCCGGGATGGTCGCCAGCCGGGTCGCGCACCACCTCGTCACCCGCCCCGACCTGACGCTCGGCGTGATCGCCTGCTCGCCGCAGCAGGCGCACGAGATCGAGGTCGCGGTGCACGACATGGTGGAGGCGCCGGACGACGACCGGCTGCGCGGCTTCTTCGTCAAGGACCTCGACACCGTGCAGGGCGACGAGCGTGACGTCGTCATCCTGGCGATCAGCGAGGACCTCGGCGGGCTGGCCGGCGCGGACGGGTGGCGGCGGCTCAACGTCGCGACCACCCGCGCCGCCCGCCGGCTCGAGGTGGTCTCCGCGGTCCGCGGCCGTGACCTGCCGGAATCCGAGGAGCTGCGGCACCTGGCCACCTACCTGGACTACGCGGTGCGGGGCGACGCCGCCCTCGGCATCGAGGACGTCCGCCCGGATCAGCAGACGCCGTTCGAGGATTCGGTGCGCGACGTGATCCGCGCCTGGGGCTACCGGGTGCAGACCCGGGTCGGCACCGGTAGCTTTCGGATCGATCTCGCCGTCCGCCGCAACGCCCGGCGCAACGCCCCGTACGCCCTCGGTATCGAGTGCGACGGCACCTCGTACGATTCCGCGCCCGCCGCGCGGGACCGGGACCGGCTGCGTGAGCAGGAGCTGCAGCAGCTCGGCTGGCGGTTGCACCGGATCTGGGGGACCGCCTGGTACCTGGACCGGCAGCACGAGGAGGAGCGGCTGCGGGCCGCCATCGATGCGGCCTTCGCCGAGTTCCCCGAGGAAGCGGCGCCGGAGCTGACGGTCACGGTCACCGACGTCCCGGCCGAGCAACATCAAGAGCCAGAGGTGTACGCCGAAACGACCGAATCCGTCGAGGAGGAGGCCGCGCCGTACGTGGTGGCGGAGGGTGGCGCCGACCCCTACCTGGAGGAGCCGCCGCCGGCCGACACGGAGTCCTACGAGGTCGTCGCGGAACAGGCCGGCGCCTACCTGGCCGGCGTGGACGACGTCGAGGAGCACGCCGCCCAGGAGGAGACCGAGCTGTACCCGGCCGAACCGGCGCCCGTGGCCGAGGAGCCGGGCACGGTCTGGCCGGCCGCCACCGGTCTGGAGTTCGACGACGACCTGGAGCCCTCGTTCGACGGGCAGCCCGACGTGGCGGCCGCGGTCGACGAGTACCAGCACGTCGCCCCGGCCACGTTCGAGCACCTCAGCAGCGCGGAGGAGGATCTCGACCTGCATCCGTACCACGCGCCCGAGCCGGTCGCGATGGAACCGGCGGCCGAGTCGGCGGCCATGGAGCCGCTGGTCACCACGTCGGTCGAGGAGCGGGTCGAGGTGGCGGTCGAGGCCGAGGCCGCGGTCGATGTGGAGCCCTCGCCTGAGCCCGAGGTCGCGACGCCGGGCCGCCGGCGCCGGTCGTCGTCCGGCAGCCGGGCGCGCAGGACGGCCGAGCCGCAGCCGGAGCCGGCCGCGAGCTTCGGGGAGTGGGCTCACCCGTACCGGAAGGCGCAGTTGTCCCCGTTGCCTCCCGGCGCCGGACTGACCGAGCCCGGCGTGCATGCCCGCCTGGTCGCCGCCGTCCGGGAGATCACCGTGGTCGAGGGGCCGGTGCACATCGGCGTCGCGCTCCAGCGGATGCGGGAGGAATGGGGCCTGGTCCGGATCAGCAAGCAGGCCCGGGTCGCGGTCGAGTCGGTGATGGAGGAGGCCGGCGTCGTCTGGGACGGCACCTTCCTCAGCGATCCGCACCTGCCGGTCCCGGTGGTACGCCACCGCACCGACGAACTGACCCGCAAACCGGACCAGGTCGCCGACTCCGAGGTGCGGGTGGCCCTGGAGTACCTGGTCCACGACGGCGGCGTGCTGACCGACGAGGAGCTGCTCGCCGCCACCGCCCGGGTGTTCGGCTGGCCCGCCCGCCGGCCGGCCGAGCTGGACGCCCGCCTCACCGGCCTGATCGAGGCCCTGGTCGCGGAGGGTGACCTGATCCGGAAGGCGGACGGGCTGACCATCGGGCATGACCTGCCCGACCCGGCCTCGCTGCCCCGGCACGAGTCGGCGCCGAAACGGCGTGCCTCGCGGCCCCGCCGCACAGCCGCCCGCAAGTGA
- a CDS encoding NADP-dependent oxidoreductase — MLEIRLASRPTGWPTAENFEIAETATPEPGAGQVLIRNLYMSVDPYMRGRMNDTKSYIAPFQVGSPLDGAAIGEVVASNAEGIAVGAVVAHGYGWREYAVADANRVRVVDPAAAPTPSAYLGLLGMTGLTAYVGLLDIAQFREGDTVFVSGAAGAVGSVVGQIARLRGAKRVIGSAGSAGKVKHLTEDLGFDAAFNYKDAPVREQLRAAAPDGIDVYFDNVGGDHLEAALGSLNKFGRVALCGAIAQYNDVAPPTGPRNLALAVGKELNLRGFIVGNHNHRMPDFLAEVGEWLRNGQISARETVVDGLVNAPEAFLGVLRGENTGKMVVRL, encoded by the coding sequence ATGTTGGAGATCCGCCTCGCGTCCCGTCCGACCGGCTGGCCCACCGCGGAGAACTTCGAGATCGCCGAGACCGCGACGCCCGAGCCGGGCGCCGGTCAGGTGCTGATCCGCAACCTCTACATGTCCGTCGACCCGTACATGCGGGGGCGGATGAACGACACCAAGTCCTACATCGCGCCGTTCCAGGTGGGTTCGCCGCTGGACGGCGCGGCGATCGGCGAGGTGGTCGCCTCCAACGCCGAGGGCATCGCGGTGGGCGCGGTGGTCGCGCACGGTTACGGCTGGCGGGAGTACGCGGTGGCCGACGCGAACCGGGTGCGGGTGGTGGACCCGGCCGCGGCGCCCACCCCGTCGGCGTACCTCGGTCTGCTCGGGATGACCGGGCTCACGGCGTACGTCGGCCTTCTGGACATCGCCCAGTTCCGCGAGGGTGACACTGTCTTCGTGTCCGGCGCCGCGGGCGCCGTCGGCAGCGTGGTCGGGCAGATCGCCAGGCTTCGCGGAGCGAAGCGCGTCATCGGCAGCGCCGGCTCGGCCGGCAAGGTCAAGCACCTGACCGAGGACCTGGGCTTCGACGCGGCCTTCAACTACAAGGACGCACCGGTACGCGAACAGCTGCGCGCCGCAGCACCGGACGGCATCGACGTGTACTTCGACAACGTCGGCGGCGACCACCTGGAGGCGGCGCTCGGCTCGCTGAACAAGTTCGGCCGGGTCGCGCTCTGCGGCGCCATCGCTCAGTACAACGACGTGGCCCCGCCCACCGGCCCGCGCAACCTGGCCCTCGCCGTCGGCAAGGAGCTCAACCTGCGCGGCTTCATCGTCGGCAACCACAACCACCGGATGCCCGACTTCCTCGCCGAGGTGGGAGAGTGGCTGCGGAACGGGCAGATCTCGGCCCGGGAAACGGTGGTGGACGGTCTGGTGAACGCTCCGGAGGCGTTCCTCGGCGTGCTGCGCGGCGAGAACACCGGCAAGATGGTCGTGCGACTCTGA